The Clostridium bornimense genome includes a region encoding these proteins:
- a CDS encoding ABC transporter permease — MKFLGLIKNELIKQWNKLSIKIIIGLLLISTIGLPLLYNYTNNHNSNDWYLENYKMDITNYKNSINTLGDNKNAELEKIYYQWCIDKLQFELDNKITWNDWRYDLTESTYTKQLTATALQKLLDKFTIKDITNTFLYIDEDILTKYENLSEDEIRKEIDTLNTQFNDSKDIISSRNYKKYTENEVNTAKKNIEETKKNISTLEEELKKSPNDKNIINNLDLTKENLKLSEELLSVSKYRLDNNISYEENDWRNRTIQSLVDNINNKYNPLLNEEDFKNNFSYKIQRGYTYEDYKKDYKSNKQKSIDSISTNWYSLRNNIPPVDYNIDARNSVDNIYVIYINIIAIIAVIIASGIVSSEFSKGTIRLLMIRPVSRWKILLSKLVSVMIISLVLLISSITLVTIVSGFIYGFDGLTTPVLAIKDGIISEHNYFVSIIPKLAFSCISILFVISFAFALSTVFKNTALAVALPVAAFSGCSIVTMVMANFNQTWIVKTFIPYINLSSFLSEGGYMSMLKDELNLALDPHMGAIQLIILSIIFITLSFITFIKKDVTN; from the coding sequence ATGAAATTTTTAGGACTTATAAAAAATGAATTAATAAAACAATGGAACAAACTAAGTATAAAAATTATTATAGGACTACTTTTAATATCAACTATTGGATTACCGTTATTATATAATTATACTAATAATCATAATTCTAATGATTGGTATCTAGAAAATTATAAAATGGACATTACCAATTATAAAAACTCTATAAATACCTTAGGTGATAATAAAAATGCTGAACTAGAGAAAATTTATTATCAATGGTGCATTGATAAATTACAATTTGAACTGGATAATAAGATAACATGGAATGACTGGAGATATGATTTAACAGAATCAACATATACAAAACAACTAACAGCTACAGCATTACAAAAATTATTAGATAAATTTACTATCAAAGATATTACTAATACATTTTTGTATATTGATGAAGATATCTTAACTAAATATGAAAATTTATCTGAAGATGAAATAAGAAAAGAAATTGATACATTAAATACGCAGTTTAATGATAGTAAGGATATTATTTCATCTAGAAATTACAAAAAATATACTGAAAATGAAGTTAATACAGCTAAAAAAAATATAGAAGAAACTAAAAAGAATATATCAACTTTAGAAGAAGAATTAAAAAAATCTCCTAATGATAAAAATATTATTAACAACTTAGATTTAACAAAAGAAAACTTAAAATTATCCGAAGAGCTATTATCAGTTTCTAAATATAGATTAGATAATAATATCTCTTATGAAGAAAATGATTGGAGAAATAGAACTATACAATCATTAGTTGACAATATAAATAATAAATACAACCCTCTATTAAATGAAGAAGATTTTAAAAATAACTTCTCGTACAAAATTCAACGTGGATATACTTATGAAGATTATAAAAAAGATTATAAAAGCAATAAACAAAAGAGTATTGATTCAATATCAACAAACTGGTATAGCTTAAGAAATAACATACCTCCTGTAGATTATAATATTGATGCTAGAAATTCAGTAGATAATATATATGTGATATATATTAATATCATAGCAATTATAGCTGTAATCATTGCTAGTGGCATAGTATCTTCTGAATTTTCAAAAGGTACTATTAGATTACTTATGATAAGACCTGTTTCTAGATGGAAAATTCTTTTATCTAAATTAGTGTCAGTAATGATTATATCCTTAGTTTTGTTAATCTCTTCAATAACCTTAGTTACCATAGTCAGCGGTTTTATTTATGGTTTTGATGGATTAACTACACCTGTTTTAGCAATTAAAGATGGAATAATAAGTGAACATAATTACTTTGTTTCTATAATTCCTAAATTAGCTTTTTCTTGTATAAGCATTCTATTTGTAATTTCCTTTGCTTTTGCTTTATCAACAGTATTTAAAAATACAGCTTTAGCAGTAGCACTCCCTGTGGCAGCCTTCTCTGGATGCAGCATAGTTACAATGGTAATGGCTAATTTCAATCAAACATGGATTGTAAAAACATTTATTCCTTATATAAATCTTTCATCTTTTCTTAGTGAAGGTGGTTATATGTCCATGTTAAAGGATGAACTTAATCTTGCTTTAGATCCACATATGGGAGCAATTCAGTTGATAATTCTTTCTATTATATTTATTACTCTTTCTTTTATAACTTTTATTAAGAAAGATGTTACTAATTAA
- the crcB gene encoding fluoride efflux transporter CrcB — protein MKNCLFVGIGGCIGAIFRYLLSNITIRSDFPVITLITNFIGAIVIGCVVGIVAEYPNIDNNIVLFLKTGLCGGFTTFSTFSLETLLLIEKNKILVASSYIFISILICLLGVYVGKMITLFICNNLF, from the coding sequence ATGAAAAACTGTTTATTTGTAGGAATTGGTGGTTGTATAGGGGCAATATTTAGATATTTACTTAGTAATATAACTATAAGAAGTGATTTCCCTGTTATTACTTTAATAACAAATTTTATTGGTGCTATAGTTATAGGGTGTGTCGTAGGTATTGTAGCGGAATATCCCAATATAGATAATAATATTGTGCTATTTTTGAAAACAGGATTATGTGGGGGCTTTACTACTTTTTCAACATTCTCTTTAGAGACATTATTATTAATAGAAAAAAATAAGATATTAGTGGCAAGTTCATATATATTTATAAGTATATTGATTTGTTTGTTAGGAGTATATGTGGGCAAAATGATCACACTTTTTATATGTAATAATTTATTTTAG
- a CDS encoding ParA family protein, with protein sequence MKKLAILNNKGGVGKSTVSVQLAHGLAKLGFRVILIDLDGQNDSSLFLGISEANYRKTFYDLIDKRSKTDIRECIISARENLDLIPNSNIEEINAEFYRESRIDLVLSEKLIGLEDLDYDYLLIDCGPQRTRVNDAVLCYVDNIIMPVQVEAASVRACGSIYEYLTELRLTPDKIALIVPNMYDQRTKDAKENLEFLKEFFSDKINIVTDPIPRRVKITEAGKMGKTVFEYDDESSNQFFKVLERLVENIG encoded by the coding sequence ATGAAAAAATTAGCCATATTAAATAATAAAGGCGGAGTAGGAAAAAGTACTGTTTCTGTTCAATTGGCTCATGGATTAGCAAAGTTAGGATTTAGAGTAATTTTGATAGATTTAGATGGTCAAAATGATTCCTCATTATTTTTAGGCATATCTGAAGCTAATTATAGAAAAACTTTTTACGACCTTATTGATAAAAGAAGCAAAACTGATATAAGAGAATGTATTATATCTGCAAGAGAAAATTTAGATTTAATTCCTAATTCCAATATAGAAGAAATTAATGCTGAATTTTACAGAGAGTCAAGGATTGACTTAGTACTTTCAGAAAAATTAATAGGTCTTGAAGACTTAGACTATGATTATCTATTAATAGATTGTGGTCCTCAAAGAACTAGAGTAAATGATGCAGTATTATGTTATGTTGATAATATAATTATGCCAGTTCAAGTTGAAGCAGCTTCAGTAAGAGCCTGTGGAAGTATTTATGAATATTTGACTGAACTAAGATTAACACCTGATAAAATTGCATTAATTGTACCTAATATGTATGATCAACGTACAAAAGATGCTAAAGAAAACCTTGAATTCCTAAAAGAATTTTTTTCAGATAAGATTAATATAGTTACAGATCCAATTCCAAGGAGAGTAAAAATAACCGAAGCAGGTAAAATGGGGAAAACTGTATTTGAATATGATGATGAATCTTCAAATCAATTTTTTAAAGTTTTAGAAAGGTTGGTTGAAAATATTGGCTAA
- a CDS encoding nitroreductase family protein, with the protein MKVKREWYDAIKFRQSRRTYEKKIISKGNRLKIIQLIDDINTESGLNLQFIEDGEQFLTGFKASYGMISGTDYLIALVGNRNLKNLKKLIGYYGELLVLECTSLGLGTCWIGGTYDKAKCIKYLNLSKEEDLICVISLGHVPNDKSLKEKVLSRLSQNIKTFDDILIEKDSSIPRWVRCGINSALLAPSALNKKPIAYSFINGTLKAFITKSNKGYEDIDLGISMAHFMLGAFSAGYDGKWSSINGENIFS; encoded by the coding sequence ATGAAAGTGAAAAGAGAATGGTATGATGCCATAAAATTTAGGCAATCAAGAAGAACTTATGAAAAAAAGATAATAAGTAAAGGTAATAGATTAAAGATAATTCAGTTAATTGATGATATAAATACTGAAAGCGGACTAAATTTACAATTTATCGAAGATGGTGAACAATTTTTAACAGGATTTAAAGCATCTTATGGTATGATCTCAGGTACTGACTACCTTATAGCTTTAGTCGGTAATAGGAATCTTAAAAATTTAAAAAAGCTTATAGGCTATTACGGTGAATTATTAGTTTTAGAATGTACTTCCCTAGGACTTGGGACATGCTGGATTGGTGGAACTTACGATAAAGCAAAATGTATAAAATATTTAAACTTATCAAAAGAAGAAGATTTAATTTGTGTTATTTCTTTAGGACATGTTCCAAATGATAAATCACTAAAAGAAAAAGTACTTTCAAGATTATCCCAAAACATTAAAACCTTCGATGATATTTTGATAGAGAAAGATTCTTCAATTCCAAGGTGGGTACGTTGTGGAATAAACTCAGCTTTACTTGCTCCCTCTGCTTTAAATAAAAAGCCAATAGCTTATTCATTCATAAATGGTACATTGAAAGCTTTTATAACAAAATCTAATAAAGGCTATGAAGATATAGATCTCGGTATATCTATGGCCCACTTTATGTTAGGTGCTTTTAGTGCTGGATATGACGGAAAATGGTCTAGCATAAATGGTGAAAATATATTTAGTTAA
- a CDS encoding tetratricopeptide repeat protein, with translation MSCWDLLGVPEGSDIYIIKKAYAKLLKKCHPEDDAEGYQELREAYNKAKKFTKKKSIILELGTDNNSNPNINEKSSKEESKFFNRLKEVYSDFSLRSDEKIWRDLLDFSFLWNVGNRKILEKEMLVFLSVHKYLPKKIWRILDCYFDWTSNEIELYKNNNKEIVDIVLNEISTSEILGYEYIDDIPKEYIETFLDFRSKGYKFMKEKKLDLAKEYLLDAYSIYQDDLYLINILGDYNVLIKNLNFARSYYKKALAIKCNDLHAMTAIGNTYFQEKNYIKAIKYFERSFYMYNLQIDEENYEAYLNLAKCYCFVNKLEKAKEILEKLLEISPLDTYCSVYLKNVNKKIEEYNERIKEEDNKKKEGSFQIFEKLKKGNFNSFNGFLSMKNSAAR, from the coding sequence ATGAGTTGTTGGGATTTACTAGGAGTACCAGAAGGTAGTGATATATATATAATAAAGAAAGCATATGCTAAACTTTTGAAAAAGTGTCATCCAGAAGATGATGCTGAAGGGTATCAAGAACTTAGAGAAGCATATAATAAGGCAAAAAAGTTTACTAAGAAGAAATCAATAATACTAGAGTTAGGTACTGATAATAATAGTAATCCCAATATAAATGAAAAGAGCTCAAAAGAAGAATCAAAATTTTTTAATAGATTAAAAGAAGTATACAGTGATTTTTCTCTTAGAAGTGATGAGAAAATATGGAGGGATTTATTAGATTTTAGCTTTCTTTGGAATGTAGGTAATAGAAAGATATTAGAGAAAGAGATGCTTGTATTTTTATCAGTTCATAAGTATTTACCTAAGAAAATATGGAGAATATTAGATTGTTATTTTGATTGGACATCAAATGAAATTGAGTTATATAAAAATAATAATAAGGAAATAGTTGATATAGTATTAAACGAAATCAGTACTTCTGAAATTCTTGGGTATGAATATATAGATGATATTCCTAAAGAATACATAGAGACATTTTTAGATTTTAGGAGTAAAGGGTATAAATTTATGAAAGAAAAGAAATTAGATTTAGCAAAGGAATATTTGTTAGATGCTTATTCTATATATCAAGATGATTTATACCTTATAAATATCTTGGGAGATTATAATGTTCTCATAAAAAACTTAAATTTTGCAAGAAGTTATTATAAAAAAGCTTTAGCAATAAAGTGCAATGATTTACATGCAATGACTGCAATTGGAAATACATATTTTCAAGAAAAGAATTATATAAAAGCTATAAAGTATTTTGAAAGATCTTTTTATATGTATAATCTTCAAATTGATGAAGAAAATTATGAAGCATATTTAAACCTTGCAAAATGTTATTGTTTTGTAAATAAATTAGAAAAAGCTAAGGAGATTCTAGAAAAGTTATTAGAGATAAGTCCACTAGATACCTATTGTAGTGTATATTTAAAAAATGTGAATAAGAAAATAGAAGAGTACAATGAAAGAATTAAAGAAGAGGATAACAAAAAAAAAGAAGGAAGTTTTCAAATATTTGAAAAATTGAAGAAAGGAAATTTTAATTCTTTTAATGGATTTCTTTCTATGAAAAATAGCGCAGCTAGGTGA
- a CDS encoding Hsp70 family protein has translation MTTIGIDLGTTNSLVAYWKEKEAIIIPNVLNKNMTPSVVSIDENDEILVGEIAKERLITHPECTVSNFKRFMGTNKIFNMGKYNLTPEELASFVLKSLKSDAENFLGEEITEAVISVPAYFNDAQRKATKRAGELAGLKVERLISEPTAAAIAYGLNQKDGETQFLIFDLGGGTFDVSILELFDEVMEVKSIAGDNYLGGEDFNNLLVHYFIKENNLNVSQLERKDISALYKQGEMCKISLTEKQSAEMELIISGKSISMNISREEFEKISEELVLKLRNPIERALNDADIDSDELDSIILVGGSTRMPLVRSIVTKMFNKIPYSTINPDEVVAKGAAIQAALKEKNEDLREMVLTDVCPYTLGVDVVSELGNGRYEEGYFLPIIERNSPIPISKVRTLYTVADNQRHMLVNIYQGERRRVADNIKLGEIEIDIPKGAAGEHPVDVRYTYDINGLLEVEVTIVSTGEVKSLVIENTPGLLSEEEIEERLKILSSLKIHPREKTENRLLVARGERLYEESLGSKRLYISQLLQGFESILETQDSKLIEEASKNLTEEFNKLEENH, from the coding sequence ATGACAACTATAGGAATAGATTTGGGCACAACAAATAGTTTAGTAGCATATTGGAAAGAAAAAGAAGCCATTATTATTCCAAATGTATTAAATAAAAATATGACTCCTTCCGTAGTTAGCATTGATGAAAATGATGAAATTCTCGTAGGAGAAATTGCTAAAGAGCGTCTTATAACTCATCCAGAGTGTACTGTATCTAATTTTAAGAGATTTATGGGTACAAATAAGATTTTTAATATGGGTAAGTATAATTTAACGCCAGAGGAATTAGCATCATTTGTATTAAAATCATTAAAATCTGATGCAGAGAACTTCTTAGGTGAAGAAATTACTGAAGCAGTTATTAGTGTTCCTGCATATTTTAATGATGCACAGCGTAAGGCTACAAAAAGAGCAGGAGAATTAGCAGGACTTAAGGTTGAGAGATTAATAAGTGAACCTACAGCGGCTGCAATTGCATATGGATTAAATCAAAAAGATGGAGAAACTCAATTTCTTATATTTGATTTAGGGGGAGGTACTTTTGATGTATCTATTTTAGAGCTTTTTGATGAGGTTATGGAAGTTAAATCTATAGCTGGAGATAATTATTTAGGTGGAGAGGATTTTAATAATTTATTAGTACATTATTTTATTAAAGAAAACAATTTAAATGTATCTCAGCTAGAGAGAAAGGACATATCGGCTTTATATAAACAAGGTGAAATGTGTAAAATTTCACTTACTGAAAAGCAAAGTGCTGAAATGGAATTAATTATTAGCGGTAAGTCTATATCAATGAATATAAGTAGAGAAGAATTTGAAAAAATTTCTGAAGAGTTAGTTTTGAAGCTGAGAAATCCAATTGAAAGAGCATTAAATGATGCAGATATAGATTCTGATGAATTAGATTCAATTATATTAGTAGGAGGATCTACTAGGATGCCTTTAGTTAGATCCATCGTAACTAAAATGTTTAATAAGATTCCATATTCCACTATAAATCCTGATGAAGTAGTAGCCAAAGGTGCAGCTATACAAGCAGCATTAAAAGAAAAAAATGAGGATTTGAGAGAAATGGTATTAACAGATGTATGTCCATATACTCTTGGAGTAGATGTTGTATCAGAATTAGGAAATGGAAGATATGAAGAAGGCTATTTTTTACCTATTATAGAAAGAAATTCACCGATTCCTATAAGTAAAGTAAGAACCTTATATACTGTAGCGGATAATCAAAGACACATGCTAGTGAACATATATCAAGGCGAACGTCGTAGAGTAGCTGATAATATAAAGCTTGGAGAAATAGAGATAGATATTCCGAAAGGAGCAGCAGGAGAACATCCTGTTGATGTTAGATATACATATGATATTAATGGGCTATTAGAAGTAGAAGTAACGATAGTAAGTACTGGAGAAGTTAAAAGTTTAGTAATAGAAAATACGCCAGGATTACTTTCAGAAGAAGAAATAGAAGAAAGGCTTAAAATATTGTCATCATTAAAAATACACCCTAGAGAGAAAACTGAAAATAGATTGTTAGTTGCTAGAGGAGAGAGACTTTATGAAGAATCATTAGGTAGTAAACGTCTATATATTTCTCAATTATTACAAGGATTTGAAAGTATATTAGAAACGCAAGATTCAAAACTTATTGAGGAAGCGTCAAAAAATTTAACTGAAGAGTTTAATAAATTAGAGGAGAATCATTAA
- a CDS encoding LTA synthase family protein, whose translation MNKIGELIKKHTLFFCIIIGFIISFINELLGRASLLETANFILDKPLMFIYNALIVAATVSIACLFSKKYFTMIVISTIWLAIGITNGIILSNRVTPFTFVDLKLFTDGIKVLPTYMSPFQIGAIVVGIVAVIVLLIFLWIKLPKHENDIHHKKNSRLVALFLVSFAIITTYCLKTGVLSTQFTSLVYAYEDYGVEYSFSATLLNTGMNKPKGYTEEKVNSIMDDVKNNTTETNSNNPNIIMVQLESLFDPTHVTDLHFSEDPIPFLRSLRQNYTSGFLSVPGIGAGTANTEFEVMTGMDLDFFGTGEYPYKTILTKTTSESLAYDLKDLGYSAHAIHNNTATFYSRNKVFAQLGYDTFTSKEFMNIQEWTPNGWAKDKILTGEIMKVLESTENQDYIYTISVQGHGSYSNEPNPDNKIKVTSDIDRENINAIEYYVNQIHEMDQFVEDLVNTINSFDEDTIVVFYGDHLPSLGIEKEQLDNGSIYQTEYVAYSNFDMEKQNVDLEAYQLSSYILDRVGIHHGTLPTFHQTNMGKEDYLANLEILQYDMLYGKHFSQGGVNPYTATNLKLGIYDVNIESIENSDDLPKVKTDEEEENESDVTEEPTSGIIVKGQHFTDRTKVCVNDEVLKTQFIDSETVVVKNKQLQSGDIVKVIQQGSKKVLQQGSKNRFLATSNEMTYVDETEENNVEN comes from the coding sequence ATGAATAAGATAGGAGAACTAATAAAAAAGCATACATTATTCTTTTGTATAATTATTGGCTTCATTATAAGTTTTATCAATGAATTACTTGGTAGAGCGTCACTTTTAGAAACAGCAAACTTTATTTTAGATAAACCACTAATGTTCATATATAATGCACTAATTGTTGCCGCTACAGTATCTATTGCATGTCTATTTAGTAAAAAATACTTTACTATGATTGTAATTAGTACAATTTGGTTGGCTATTGGAATAACTAATGGAATAATTTTAAGTAACCGTGTTACACCTTTTACTTTTGTTGACTTAAAATTATTTACAGATGGAATTAAAGTATTACCTACTTATATGTCACCATTTCAAATTGGTGCAATTGTAGTTGGTATTGTAGCAGTTATAGTATTACTAATATTTTTGTGGATAAAATTGCCTAAGCATGAAAATGATATTCACCACAAAAAAAATTCTAGACTTGTTGCATTATTCTTAGTTTCATTTGCAATTATCACTACCTATTGTTTAAAAACTGGAGTATTATCTACACAATTTACTAGTCTAGTTTATGCATATGAAGACTATGGAGTTGAATACTCTTTTAGTGCAACTTTACTTAATACTGGTATGAATAAACCTAAAGGATATACTGAAGAAAAAGTAAATTCAATAATGGATGATGTGAAAAATAATACCACTGAAACTAATAGTAATAATCCTAATATAATAATGGTTCAATTAGAATCACTATTTGATCCTACTCATGTAACAGATTTACACTTTAGTGAAGATCCAATTCCATTCCTTAGATCATTAAGACAAAATTATACTAGTGGATTCTTAAGTGTTCCTGGTATAGGGGCTGGTACAGCAAATACTGAATTTGAAGTTATGACAGGTATGGATTTAGATTTCTTTGGAACTGGTGAATATCCATATAAGACTATATTAACTAAAACTACTAGTGAATCTCTTGCATATGATTTAAAGGATCTAGGTTATTCTGCTCATGCTATACACAATAATACAGCTACATTCTATAGTCGTAATAAGGTATTTGCTCAACTTGGATATGATACCTTTACTTCTAAGGAATTTATGAACATTCAAGAATGGACACCAAATGGATGGGCTAAAGATAAAATTTTAACTGGTGAAATTATGAAAGTTCTTGAGTCAACAGAAAACCAAGATTATATATACACTATTTCTGTACAAGGTCATGGTAGCTATAGTAATGAACCTAACCCTGATAATAAAATTAAAGTGACTAGTGATATTGACAGAGAAAATATAAATGCTATCGAATATTATGTTAATCAAATTCATGAGATGGATCAATTTGTTGAAGATCTTGTAAATACAATTAACTCTTTTGATGAAGATACTATAGTTGTATTTTATGGAGATCACCTTCCTTCACTAGGAATCGAAAAAGAACAACTTGATAACGGATCAATATATCAAACAGAATACGTAGCATATAGTAACTTCGATATGGAAAAACAAAATGTAGACTTAGAAGCATATCAATTATCATCATATATATTAGACAGAGTAGGTATACATCATGGAACATTACCAACATTCCATCAAACTAATATGGGTAAAGAAGATTATTTGGCTAACTTAGAAATACTTCAATATGATATGCTATATGGTAAACACTTCTCTCAAGGTGGTGTAAATCCATATACAGCTACAAACCTTAAATTAGGTATTTATGACGTTAATATAGAATCTATAGAAAACTCAGATGATCTTCCTAAAGTGAAAACAGACGAGGAAGAAGAAAATGAGTCAGATGTAACTGAAGAACCTACTTCAGGAATTATTGTAAAAGGTCAACACTTTACTGATCGTACTAAAGTCTGTGTCAATGATGAAGTTCTAAAAACTCAATTTATTGATTCAGAAACAGTAGTAGTAAAAAATAAGCAATTACAATCTGGAGATATAGTAAAAGTTATTCAACAAGGTTCTAAAAAAGTTCTTCAACAAGGTTCTAAAAATAGATTCCTTGCTACATCGAATGAAATGACTTATGTTGATGAAACAGAAGAAAATAACGTCGAAAATTAA
- a CDS encoding bifunctional ADP-dependent NAD(P)H-hydrate dehydratase/NAD(P)H-hydrate epimerase — MRIVTSTISRNIDTHCVEKLKLDTSILMENSALAVLKNIKNYARYTLVCGHGNNGGDGLALARHLISLNKKVDIFLIGRENSPLSLCCEMNYNILINMGVKINTINKESDIGNLEISLDNSDITIDAILGTGIKNILYEFVDSTIKVINKKSKYICSIDIPSGINSDSGKVMGSAIKANKTICLQFYKRGFLTYKCQPYLGELIVEHIGIPDTIAKLYHNNEFITDIQFVKNNIKSRNKYSFKSNFGKVAIVAGSKGFYGAAFIATESAVKTGSGLVTLISCNDVYEKFSPRITEAMTVEFSEEDRVQNILNSIDVVGFGPGMGNNNDTLEKLKTVMSLSSCPLVIDADGINVVATALKNDKNFLLNSHKNIILTPHLGEMSRLTNFDIDYIENNRIDVAKNFARKHNVTILLKGYETIITDGEITYVNPTGNSSMANGGMGDCLTGIITSLIGQGMSTLTAGICGAYLHGAIGDKLSQNMYTVTATDIIENIQSEMKKLSE; from the coding sequence ATGAGAATAGTTACTTCAACTATATCTAGAAATATAGATACTCACTGTGTAGAAAAATTAAAATTAGATACTAGCATTCTTATGGAGAATTCAGCATTAGCAGTACTAAAAAATATTAAAAACTATGCAAGATATACACTTGTCTGTGGTCATGGTAATAACGGTGGTGATGGCTTAGCTCTTGCAAGACACCTTATATCTTTGAATAAAAAAGTAGATATTTTCCTTATAGGACGAGAAAATAGCCCTCTTAGCCTTTGCTGTGAAATGAACTATAATATATTAATTAATATGGGGGTAAAAATAAATACTATTAATAAAGAATCTGATATTGGTAACTTAGAAATATCACTAGATAATAGCGATATAACTATTGATGCTATATTAGGAACAGGTATTAAAAATATACTATATGAATTTGTCGACTCTACAATAAAGGTTATTAATAAAAAAAGTAAGTATATTTGCTCAATTGATATACCTTCTGGCATTAATAGTGATTCTGGCAAAGTCATGGGTTCTGCAATTAAAGCAAATAAAACTATTTGTCTACAATTTTATAAGAGAGGATTTTTAACATACAAATGTCAACCATACTTAGGTGAGCTAATAGTAGAACATATCGGTATACCAGATACTATAGCAAAATTATATCATAATAATGAATTTATCACTGATATACAATTTGTAAAAAACAATATAAAGTCACGAAATAAATACAGCTTTAAAAGTAATTTTGGTAAAGTAGCTATAGTTGCAGGTTCAAAAGGATTCTATGGTGCGGCTTTTATAGCTACAGAATCAGCTGTAAAAACTGGCAGTGGTCTTGTAACATTGATATCATGCAATGATGTATATGAAAAGTTTTCTCCAAGAATTACAGAGGCTATGACTGTAGAATTTTCTGAAGAAGATCGAGTACAAAATATCTTAAACTCAATAGATGTTGTAGGCTTTGGACCAGGAATGGGAAATAACAATGATACTTTGGAAAAATTAAAAACTGTTATGTCTTTATCCTCTTGTCCACTTGTTATTGATGCTGACGGAATAAATGTAGTCGCTACAGCCCTTAAAAATGATAAAAACTTTTTACTCAACTCTCATAAAAATATAATTTTAACTCCTCATTTAGGTGAGATGTCACGATTAACTAACTTTGATATTGATTATATTGAAAACAATCGTATTGATGTAGCAAAAAATTTTGCTAGAAAACATAACGTAACTATACTATTGAAGGGTTATGAAACTATAATTACTGATGGTGAAATAACATATGTAAATCCAACGGGTAATAGCTCCATGGCTAATGGAGGTATGGGTGATTGCCTAACTGGCATTATAACTTCGCTAATCGGACAAGGAATGTCCACACTTACTGCTGGAATATGCGGAGCTTATCTTCATGGTGCTATAGGTGATAAATTGTCTCAAAATATGTATACTGTAACTGCTACAGATATAATTGAAAATATTCAAAGTGAAATGAAAAAACTATCTGAATAA